Proteins from one Melospiza melodia melodia isolate bMelMel2 chromosome 18, bMelMel2.pri, whole genome shotgun sequence genomic window:
- the LOC134426329 gene encoding glucagon receptor-like, with protein sequence MGDTPGAGSLRSLVQLAWLCLFSSVPHGGAKVLEKTFEEWLRYRDECLRRMASEPYPAGLFCNRTFDMYACWPDGSPGTAVNVSCPFYLPWFEKVKHGLVSRRCGTDGQWVTVNGSQPWRDYSQCEDELEVTAEEEGARRLMVSFKVLYTVGYSLSLLTLISALLILTACRNLRCTRNYIHANLFASFGLRATSVMVKDALLERRWGVELVQVADWEALLSHEAALGCRAAQVLMQYCILANHYWFLVEAVYLYKLLIGAVFSEKNYYRLYLYLGWGTPVVFVVPWMAAKYLKENAECWALNENMAYWWIIRIPILLASLINLLIFMRILKVILAKLRANQKGYADYKLRLAKATLTLIPLFGIHEVVFIFATDEQTTGILRYVKVFFTLFLNSFQGFLVAVLYCFANKEVKSEMKKKWQLWKLDHPVLCCAQ encoded by the exons ATGGGGGACACGCCTGGAGCCGGATCCCTGCGGAGCCTCGTCCAGCTCGCCTGGCTGTGCCTCTTCTCCTCCGTGCCG CACGGCGGGGCCAAGGTGCTGGAGAAGACCTTCGAGGAGTGGCTGCGGTACCGTGACGAGTGCCTGAGGAGGATGGCGAGCGAGCCCTACCCGGCAG GGCTGTTCTGTAACAGGACATTTGACATGTACGCCTGCTGGCCCGACGGGAGCCCCGGCACCGCCGTCAACGTCTCCTGCCCCTTCTACCTGCCCTGGTTTGAGAAAG TGAAACACGGGCTGGTGAGCCGCAGGTGCGGCACCGACGGCCAGTGGGTGACAGTGAACGGCAGCCAGCCCTGGAGGGACTATTCCCAGTGCGAGGATGAGCTGGAGGTCACCGCTGAGGAG GAAGGCGCCCGCCGGCTCATGGTGAGCTTCAAGGTGCTCTACACCGTGGGCTACTCGCTGTCGCTGCTCACCCTCATCTCCGCCCTGCTCATCCTCACCGCCTGCAG GAACCTGCGCTGCACCAGGAATTACATCCACGCCAACCTGTTCGCCTCCTTCGGGCTGCGCGCCACCTCGGTGATGGTGAAGGACGCGCTGCTGGAGCGGCGCTGGGGCGTGGAGCTGGTGCAGGTGGCGGACTGGGAGGCTCTGCTGAGCCACGAG GCAGCGCTGGGGTGCCGTGCAGCACAGGTGCTGATGCAGTACTGCATCCTGGCCAACCACTACTGGTTCCTGGTGGAAGCTGTCTACCTCTACAAGCTGCTCATCGGGGCCGTGTTCTCCGAGAAGAATTACTACAGGCTCTACCTCTACCTGGGCTGGG GGACCCCCGTGGTGTTCGTGGTGCCCTGGATGGCTGCCAAGTACCTGAAGGAGAACGCGGA GTGCTGGGCCCTGAATGAGAACATGGCTTACTGGTGGATCATCCGCATCCCCATCCTGCTCGCCTCCCTG ATCAACCTGCTCATCTTCATGCGGATCCTCAAGGTGATCCTGGCCAAGCTCCGCGCCAACCAGAAGGGCTACGCCGACTACAAGCTGAG GCTGGCCAAAGCCACCCTGACCCTCATTCCCCTCTTTGGGATCCACGAGGTCGTTTTCATCTTCGCCACAGACGAGCAAACCACGGGCATCCTGCGCTACGTCAAGGTGTTCTTCACCCTCTTCCTCAACTCCTTCCAG GgcttcctggtggctgtgctctACTGCTTTGCCAACAAGGAG GTGAAGTCTGAGATGAAGA